From Maylandia zebra isolate NMK-2024a linkage group LG11, Mzebra_GT3a, whole genome shotgun sequence, one genomic window encodes:
- the slc2a3b gene encoding solute carrier family 2, facilitated glucose transporter member 3 produces MQHLDDDKPKKKLTPYLLYCVSTAVIGSLQFGYNTGVINAPEQKLRTFFSNVSQSRYGEPFQSQTITLVWSFAVAIFSVGGMIGSFSVGAVVNKFGRRKSMLMNNILALLGGGMMGLATLSQSFEMVIIGRFIIGVFCGLCTGLTPMYVGEISPTAVRGAFGTLHQLGVVIGILVAQIFGLEFLLGSDTLWPLLLALTILPAVLQTIMLPFCPESPRYLFIVLKQEEEARKALVRLRGTEDVDDDIQEMKEEGMKMAMEKKVTILELFRSPNYRQPIIIAIILQLSQQLSGINAVFYYSTGIFSNAGVSEPIYATIGAGVVNTVFTVVSLFLVERAGRRTLHLIGLAGMAICALIMTISLSLVKTTPSLSYLAIVAVFGFVASFEMGPGPIPWFIVAELFSQGPRPAAMAVSGFSNWTANFLVGLGFPRLEEICGPYVFIIFMVLLILFFIFTYLRVPETKGRTFDDIAQGFAARVEKPSHSPVPEAVVVENKEPAPMSPTEKVPMVNLPSEAK; encoded by the exons ATGCAGCATCTGGATGATGACAAG CCCAAGAAGAAGTTGACGCCTTACCTTCTCTACTGCGTTTCAACAGCAGTCATCGGCTCCCTACAATTTGGCTACAACACCGGCGTCATCAATGCACCCGAGCAG aaactGCGGACATTTTTCTCTAATGTGTCTCAGAGCCGATACGGGGAGCCTTTTCAGTCACAGACAATTACTCTGGTCTGGAGTTTTGCTGTGGCCATCTTTAGCGTGGGAGGCATGATCGGGTCCTTCTCTGTTGGAGCAGTGGTTAACAAATTTGGCAG GCGAAAGTCCATGCTGATGAACAACATCCTGGCTCTACTGGGTGGCGGTATGATGGGACTGGCGACTCTGAGTCAATCTTTTGAGATGGTCATAATTGGCCGGTTCATCATCGGTGTGTTCTGCGGTCTATGCACGGGTCTGACGCCCATGTACGTGGGCGAGATCTCTCCCACCGCTGTCCGCGGAGCCTTCGGCACGCTGCACCAGCTGGGTGTAGTTATTGGCATCCTGGTGGCACAG ATCTTTGGTCTGGAGTTTTTGCTGGGCTCAGACACTCTGTGGCCTCTCCTGCTCGCTCTGACTATCCTGCCTGCCGTACTGCAGACAATCATGCTGCCCTTTTGCCCTGAAAGCCCTCGCTACCTCTTCATTGTTCTCAAACAAGAGGAGGAGGCTAGAAAAG CTCTGGTGCGTCTGCGTGGCACTGAAGACGTGGATGATGACATTCAAGAGATGAAGGAAGAAGGGATGAAGATGGCCATGGAAAAGAAAGTGACCATCTTAGAACTGTTCCGCTCGCCAAACTATCGCCAGCCAATCATTATCGCTATTATCCTGCAGCTctcccagcagctgtctggcATCAACGCT GTCTTTTACTACTCCACAGGCATCTTTAGTAACGCTGGTGTATCTGAGCCCATCTACGCCACCATCGGCGCTGGAGTCGTCAACACAGTGTTTACTGTTGTCTCT CTCTTCCTGGTTGAACGGGCGGGACGCAGGACGTTGCACCTGATTGGACTGGCTGGAATGGCCATCTGCGCCCTGATCATGACCATCTCCCTGTCCTTAGTG AAGACCACCCCATCTCTAAGTTATCTGGCAATTGTGGCTGTGTTTGGCTTTGTTGCCAGTTTTGAGATGGGTCCAGGTCCCATCCCCTGGTTCATCGTGGCTGAGCTCTTCTCCCAGGGGCCCCGACCTGCAGCCATGGCCGTCTCTGGTTTCTCAAACTGGACTGCCAACTTCCTGGTGGGGCTGGGTTTCCCTAGACTGGAG GAAATTTGTGGCCCTTACGTCTTCATCATCTTCATGGTCCTCCTCATCCTGTTCTTCATCTTCACCTACCTACGAGTCCCTGAGACAAAAGGGAGGACCTTTGACGACATTGCACAGGGATTCGCCGCCAGGGTGGAAAAACCCTCCCACTCCCCGGTGCCTGAGGCAGTTGTGGTTGAAAACAAAGAGCCTGCACCGATGTCCCCCACAGAAAAAGTTCCCATGGTGAATCTTCCTTCAGaagcaaaatga